Proteins from a single region of Streptomyces griseiscabiei:
- a CDS encoding helix-turn-helix transcriptional regulator — protein MPWDVAPLVGRETELARLDEVLDGLTGTGRAPAGAGHGPAVVDVTGAAGIGKSRLVSEFCARARERGMTVLRGRATEYEQQLPYQPLADALADLDTELRMPSSPADVHTMDRFALQRAVSALLARIAQAGDGLVVALDDVHWADPASQELLDHLVRHPPRRAPVVIVVARRERQTSPRLVASLTRGVEAGTVLRLELGPLDRSACLAALAPGRPAELAAELYTASEGNPLYFLALLQAGRPAGLSSLLLDELTPLTGGQRRTVQAVAVLGDHAAPAVVAAVTGRPESELEPDFRELTARDLARPGPGGRWALRHPVLRSLVHDTTDPLLRTRMHRLAAAELGRIGAPVAERAHHVERSLTGWDPDAVDVLVEAARQAAATAPASGAHWLGVALSHLPELPEHSALRRTLMLRRAEALGACGGLRESRDLLHEVISLSPPGTDDGVRASAVTLCAVMERHLGRYTEAVALLRRELALGTGLSPAETVQLGLELGSSAPHASSYPDVRDDVLRTLELARSLGDEVAEAGALAVIALGEAYEGDTRAAVEATERAAALIDSLTDRDLAGLCEPLARLGWAEAFLERYADAERHAERGLVIARRGGLLYVVPHLLLCRSHLHVMTLRLRSAVELAEEAETIARGIGSDELLAFVLASKAQALLPALPPGDGGALAVAEEAVARAGAGSYWWASIAWGVLGYAALHSGDPARARAAVLRAGGEDLAGLQPSMRPLFTEVLVTAAVATGDHDEARRWAERARKEAERLDLVAQRASALRSLAHVPLAAGDMTAAADLFERAAEEAARGQSRLWEAQTLLTGAPLTAMAGRPARARAMWERAVRLSTDGDAHLLIGLAEAIRPAVFVETETAATTTGTTATATATEPGTGAGVPSRVAASVEPAVLSPRERQIAALVAEGLTSPAIAGRLFLSPRTVETHLSRIYRKTGVTTRAALAALQVRGALGDGGAQSERR, from the coding sequence TTGCCGTGGGACGTGGCTCCGCTGGTGGGCCGGGAGACGGAGCTGGCGCGCCTCGACGAGGTGCTCGACGGGCTGACGGGGACCGGGCGGGCACCGGCGGGGGCCGGGCACGGGCCGGCGGTCGTCGATGTCACCGGGGCCGCGGGGATCGGCAAGAGCAGGCTGGTGTCGGAGTTCTGCGCGCGGGCCCGGGAGCGCGGCATGACCGTGCTGCGCGGCCGGGCGACCGAGTACGAGCAGCAGCTGCCGTACCAGCCGCTCGCGGACGCTCTCGCGGACCTCGACACCGAGCTGCGGATGCCCTCCTCGCCGGCCGACGTCCACACCATGGACCGTTTCGCCCTGCAGCGCGCGGTGTCGGCTCTCCTCGCCCGGATCGCGCAGGCGGGCGACGGCCTGGTGGTGGCCCTCGACGACGTGCACTGGGCGGACCCGGCGTCCCAGGAACTCCTGGACCATCTGGTCCGCCATCCGCCGCGCCGCGCGCCCGTGGTGATCGTGGTGGCACGCCGTGAACGGCAGACCTCGCCCCGGCTCGTCGCCTCCCTCACCCGGGGTGTGGAGGCCGGTACGGTGCTCCGTCTCGAACTCGGCCCGCTGGACCGGAGCGCCTGCCTCGCGGCGCTCGCCCCCGGCCGGCCGGCGGAGCTCGCCGCCGAGCTGTACACGGCCAGCGAGGGCAACCCGCTGTACTTCCTCGCCCTGCTCCAGGCGGGCAGACCCGCGGGGCTCAGCTCACTGCTCCTCGACGAGCTGACGCCCCTCACCGGCGGTCAGCGCCGGACGGTGCAGGCCGTGGCCGTGCTCGGCGACCATGCGGCACCCGCGGTGGTGGCGGCCGTCACCGGCCGCCCCGAAAGCGAACTGGAGCCGGACTTCCGGGAGTTGACCGCCCGCGATCTCGCGCGTCCGGGACCCGGCGGTCGCTGGGCGCTGCGGCATCCGGTACTGCGGTCCCTCGTCCACGACACCACCGATCCGCTGCTGCGGACCCGTATGCACCGGCTCGCGGCGGCCGAACTGGGCCGGATCGGGGCGCCGGTCGCCGAGCGGGCGCACCATGTCGAGCGGTCGCTGACCGGCTGGGACCCGGACGCCGTGGACGTGCTCGTCGAGGCCGCCCGGCAGGCCGCCGCGACCGCGCCCGCGAGCGGCGCCCACTGGCTGGGGGTCGCCCTTTCCCACCTTCCCGAGCTGCCGGAGCACAGTGCGCTGCGCCGCACCCTGATGCTGCGCCGGGCCGAGGCGCTCGGCGCCTGCGGCGGGCTGCGGGAGAGCCGGGACCTGCTCCACGAGGTGATCAGCCTGTCGCCGCCGGGCACCGACGACGGCGTACGCGCGTCCGCCGTCACCCTGTGCGCGGTGATGGAACGTCATCTGGGGCGGTACACGGAGGCCGTGGCCCTGCTCCGCCGTGAACTGGCCCTGGGCACCGGCCTTTCCCCCGCCGAGACCGTCCAACTCGGCCTGGAACTGGGCTCGTCGGCACCGCACGCCAGCTCCTACCCGGACGTGAGGGACGACGTGCTGCGCACCCTGGAGCTGGCCCGGTCGCTGGGCGACGAGGTCGCGGAGGCGGGGGCGCTCGCGGTCATCGCGCTCGGGGAGGCGTACGAGGGCGACACCCGGGCCGCCGTGGAGGCCACCGAGCGGGCCGCCGCACTCATCGACTCCCTCACCGACCGGGATCTCGCGGGCCTGTGCGAGCCGCTGGCCCGGCTCGGCTGGGCGGAGGCGTTCCTGGAGCGGTACGCCGACGCCGAACGGCACGCCGAACGCGGGCTCGTGATCGCCCGGCGGGGCGGTCTGCTCTATGTGGTGCCGCATCTGCTGCTGTGCCGGTCCCATCTCCATGTCATGACGCTGCGGCTGCGGTCGGCCGTCGAGCTCGCCGAGGAGGCGGAGACGATCGCCCGGGGCATCGGCAGCGACGAACTGCTCGCCTTCGTGCTGGCCTCCAAGGCCCAGGCGCTGCTCCCCGCGCTCCCGCCCGGTGACGGCGGGGCGCTGGCCGTGGCCGAGGAGGCCGTCGCGCGGGCCGGTGCCGGTTCCTACTGGTGGGCGTCGATCGCCTGGGGTGTCCTCGGGTACGCCGCGTTGCACTCCGGTGATCCGGCGCGCGCCCGGGCCGCCGTGCTCCGGGCGGGCGGGGAGGACCTCGCCGGGCTCCAGCCGAGCATGCGGCCCCTGTTCACCGAGGTCCTCGTCACCGCCGCCGTGGCCACCGGGGACCACGACGAGGCCCGGCGGTGGGCGGAACGCGCCCGCAAGGAGGCCGAGCGGCTCGATCTCGTGGCGCAGCGGGCGTCCGCGCTGCGCAGCCTGGCCCATGTGCCGCTCGCCGCCGGCGACATGACCGCCGCGGCCGACCTGTTCGAGCGGGCCGCCGAGGAGGCCGCCCGGGGCCAGAGCCGGCTGTGGGAGGCCCAGACCCTGCTGACGGGCGCGCCCCTCACCGCGATGGCGGGCCGCCCGGCCCGCGCCCGCGCCATGTGGGAACGCGCCGTACGGCTGAGCACCGACGGCGACGCCCATCTGCTCATCGGCCTCGCGGAGGCGATACGTCCGGCCGTCTTCGTGGAGACGGAGACGGCAGCGACGACGACAGGTACGACGGCGACGGCGACCGCGACCGAACCGGGAACAGGAGCCGGGGTCCCGTCACGGGTCGCGGCCTCCGTGGAGCCGGCCGTGCTGTCGCCGCGTGAGCGGCAGATCGCCGCCCTCGTCGCGGAGGGGCTGACCAGCCCCGCCATCGCCGGGCGGCTCTTCCTCAGCCCGCGCACGGTCGAGACCCACCTCTCGCGGATCTACCGCAAGACGGGTGTCACCACACGGGCGGCGCTGGCCGCGCTGCAGGTGCGGGGCGCGCTGGGCGACGGCGGGGCGCAGTCGGAGCGGCGGTGA
- a CDS encoding PP2C family protein-serine/threonine phosphatase: MADTEIDYAAVFQALPGMVALLTPELVYADANEEFLRMAGRTREQVVGRYLFDVFPDNPEDPSANGMRNLAASLNRVVETGERDAMALQRYDVESAQCPGEWSERYWSPVNAPILGPDGKVVLLIHKVEEVTELIRARERAPGNRARVMEAELYTRARELQEVNERLREAHAHEREVALALQTAMLPAPNPLGHHRAAVRYQPATDALNVCGDWYDLVDLSGVDRIGIAVGDVVGHGLAAACVMGKLRSALSAASLVADGPAEALDALGLYARSVDGAENTTAVQTCVDWDTHTITYSSAGHLPPALLRRDGAVVLLDQATDPPLGARPEHTPRPEATLGFTEGDMLVLYTDGLIERRDEDIDVSLARLADALTRHRRAGPEPLADALLLDLLPDGRATDDAALVIIGL, from the coding sequence ATGGCGGATACGGAGATCGACTACGCGGCGGTGTTCCAGGCGCTGCCGGGCATGGTGGCGCTGCTGACACCCGAGCTGGTGTACGCGGACGCGAACGAGGAGTTCCTGCGGATGGCGGGCCGCACCCGCGAACAGGTCGTCGGCCGGTACCTCTTCGACGTCTTCCCCGACAACCCCGAGGACCCGTCCGCGAACGGCATGCGCAATCTGGCGGCCTCCCTCAACCGGGTCGTCGAGACCGGTGAGCGGGACGCCATGGCGCTCCAGCGCTACGACGTGGAATCGGCACAGTGCCCGGGGGAGTGGTCGGAGCGCTACTGGAGCCCGGTGAACGCGCCCATCCTCGGCCCCGACGGGAAGGTGGTGCTGCTGATCCACAAGGTGGAGGAGGTCACCGAGCTGATCCGCGCCCGGGAGCGGGCCCCCGGCAACCGCGCCCGGGTGATGGAGGCCGAGCTGTACACCCGCGCCCGGGAGCTGCAGGAGGTCAACGAACGGCTCCGCGAGGCGCACGCCCATGAACGGGAGGTCGCGCTCGCCCTGCAGACGGCGATGCTGCCCGCCCCCAACCCGCTCGGCCACCACCGGGCGGCCGTGCGCTACCAGCCGGCGACCGACGCGCTGAACGTGTGCGGCGACTGGTACGACCTCGTCGACCTCTCCGGCGTCGACCGCATCGGGATCGCCGTCGGCGACGTGGTCGGACACGGGCTGGCCGCCGCCTGTGTCATGGGCAAGCTGCGCAGCGCGCTGAGCGCCGCGTCCCTGGTGGCGGACGGCCCCGCCGAGGCCCTGGACGCGCTCGGTCTGTACGCCCGCTCCGTCGACGGCGCCGAGAACACCACCGCCGTGCAGACCTGCGTCGACTGGGACACCCATACGATCACCTACAGCAGCGCCGGTCATCTGCCGCCCGCCCTGCTGCGCCGGGACGGCGCCGTCGTCCTGCTCGACCAGGCCACCGATCCACCGCTCGGCGCCCGCCCGGAACACACCCCCCGTCCCGAAGCGACCCTCGGCTTCACCGAGGGCGACATGCTCGTCCTCTACACGGACGGTCTGATCGAGCGCCGGGACGAGGACATCGACGTCAGCCTCGCCCGTCTCGCCGACGCGCTCACCCGCCACCGCCGGGCCGGGCCCGAGCCGCTCGCCGACGCGCTCCTGCTGGACCTCCTGCCCGACGGACGGGCCACCGACGACGCGGCCCTCGTGATCATCGGCCTCTGA
- a CDS encoding endo alpha-1,4 polygalactosaminidase, which produces MRRPAPRCPALVSVLVAVLVAVLLSGCTRDGDGGSDQAPGDLWRPRPGLAWQWQLDGRVDPSADVPVYDIDGFENSAADVARLHRDGRKVICYVNVGAWEDFRPDKDDFPRSLLGEENGWEGERWLDIRRSDVLRPLMERRFDMCRDKGFDAVEPDLLEGYGNDTGFPLTAADQLAYNRMISDIAHERGLSVGLKNDLPQIPQLLDDFDFAVNEECAQYDECALLTPFIEAGKAVFHVEYTEPRSGFCAESRRLRLSSMVKRLELGVWRQPC; this is translated from the coding sequence ATGAGGAGGCCGGCGCCCCGGTGCCCGGCGCTGGTGTCCGTACTGGTCGCCGTACTGGTCGCCGTGCTGCTGTCGGGCTGCACGCGGGACGGCGACGGCGGCTCGGACCAGGCCCCCGGAGACCTCTGGAGACCCCGGCCCGGTCTCGCCTGGCAGTGGCAGCTGGACGGCAGGGTCGACCCCTCGGCGGACGTACCGGTCTACGACATCGACGGCTTCGAGAACTCCGCGGCGGACGTGGCCCGGCTGCACCGCGACGGCCGCAAGGTCATCTGCTACGTCAACGTCGGCGCCTGGGAGGACTTCCGCCCCGACAAGGACGACTTCCCGCGCTCCCTGCTCGGCGAGGAGAACGGCTGGGAGGGCGAACGCTGGCTGGACATCCGGCGGTCGGACGTCCTGCGGCCCCTCATGGAACGCCGCTTCGACATGTGCCGGGACAAGGGCTTCGACGCCGTGGAACCCGACCTGCTGGAGGGCTACGGCAACGACACCGGCTTCCCCCTCACCGCCGCCGACCAGCTGGCGTACAACCGCATGATCTCCGACATCGCCCATGAACGCGGCCTGTCGGTGGGTCTGAAGAACGACCTGCCGCAGATCCCCCAGTTGCTGGACGACTTCGACTTCGCGGTCAACGAGGAGTGCGCCCAGTACGACGAATGCGCGCTGCTCACCCCGTTCATCGAGGCGGGCAAGGCGGTGTTCCATGTGGAGTACACCGAACCCAGGAGCGGCTTCTGCGCCGAGTCCCGCAGGCTGAGGCTGTCGTCGATGGTGAAGCGGCTGGAACTGGGCGTGTGGAGACAGCCCTGCTGA
- a CDS encoding spherulation-specific family 4 protein encodes MSLLIPLYVHPAEDPGAWHRLIRAATRTYGVVLNPANGPGDGPDPAFTAAAGALRAAGARLLGYVDTDYGVRDRAEIADDVRRHQEWYAADGCFLDQVTATPDGLPACRRLVRAVRRMGAGTVVLNPGVHPAPGYARLADLTVTFEGHWSTYVSAFSRPTWAARHPPERLCHLVYGVPEALVPLAVRTAHDRGAAVCGPVTGEPPNPWARLTPALTGTDRGEDR; translated from the coding sequence GTGAGTCTGCTGATCCCGCTGTACGTCCACCCGGCCGAGGACCCGGGCGCCTGGCACCGGCTGATCCGGGCCGCGACCCGCACGTACGGCGTGGTCCTCAACCCCGCGAACGGCCCCGGCGACGGCCCCGACCCCGCGTTCACCGCGGCGGCCGGGGCACTGCGCGCGGCCGGGGCCCGGCTGCTCGGTTACGTCGACACCGACTACGGGGTGCGCGACCGCGCCGAGATCGCCGACGACGTACGCCGCCACCAGGAGTGGTACGCGGCCGACGGCTGCTTCCTCGACCAGGTGACCGCCACCCCGGACGGCCTGCCCGCCTGCCGCCGCCTGGTCCGGGCCGTACGCCGCATGGGCGCCGGGACCGTCGTCCTCAACCCCGGGGTCCATCCGGCCCCGGGGTACGCCCGCCTCGCCGACCTCACCGTCACCTTCGAGGGCCACTGGTCGACGTACGTGTCGGCGTTCAGCAGGCCCACCTGGGCCGCCCGGCACCCGCCCGAGCGGCTCTGCCACCTCGTCTACGGCGTCCCCGAGGCCCTTGTCCCGCTCGCCGTCCGCACCGCGCACGACCGGGGCGCCGCGGTCTGCGGACCGGTCACCGGCGAACCCCCCAACCCCTGGGCCCGGTTGACCCCCGCGCTCACCGGCACGGATCGCGGGGAGGACCGATGA
- a CDS encoding alpha-L-fucosidase, with protein MTMQPWFPAAKLGIFIHYGIYAVDGVPESWSFYWGEVTHEQYMKQLDGFTASAYDPAAWAGLFARVGAKYAVLTARHHDGVALWDTAHGELSVARRTPAGRDLIAGYVDALREQGLKVGLYYSHSDWNHPDYASVRHPEIDRWTDTHPGGNDANRYSHAAPGEEDPAAWDRYLAYRDGQVSELVERYRPDLLWFDGEWERTEQQWRIQELADLILAENPDTVLNARMLGRGDYATPEQGVPLEAPSGPWELCLTINDSWGFQHQDDNHKSVRQLVRYFAETIGMGGNLLLDVGPKADGTIPAEQVERLEGLGAWIGRHSDAVYGTVAGLPAGHHYGPSTLSADRRTLYLTCFDVPRESVAVRGLRNPVKKVTVLGTGTELGHRVIGGLDAVPGVTWIDAPDEADLDPYATVLALELDGELDLYRGSGRE; from the coding sequence ATGACCATGCAACCCTGGTTTCCCGCCGCCAAGCTGGGCATCTTCATCCACTACGGCATCTACGCCGTGGACGGAGTGCCGGAGTCCTGGTCCTTCTACTGGGGCGAGGTGACGCACGAGCAGTACATGAAACAACTCGACGGTTTCACCGCGTCCGCGTACGACCCCGCGGCCTGGGCCGGGTTGTTCGCCCGCGTCGGCGCGAAGTACGCGGTGCTCACCGCCCGCCACCACGACGGCGTCGCCCTGTGGGACACCGCCCACGGCGAGCTGAGCGTCGCCCGGCGCACCCCGGCGGGCCGGGACCTGATCGCCGGGTACGTCGACGCGCTGCGCGAACAGGGCCTCAAGGTCGGCCTCTACTACTCGCACTCCGACTGGAACCACCCCGACTACGCGAGTGTCCGCCACCCCGAGATCGACCGGTGGACGGACACCCACCCGGGCGGCAACGACGCCAACCGCTACTCCCATGCCGCGCCCGGCGAGGAGGACCCGGCGGCCTGGGACCGCTACCTCGCCTACCGGGACGGCCAGGTGAGCGAGCTGGTCGAGCGGTACCGCCCCGATCTGCTGTGGTTCGACGGCGAGTGGGAGCGCACCGAACAGCAGTGGCGGATCCAGGAGTTGGCGGACCTGATCCTCGCGGAGAACCCGGACACCGTCCTGAACGCCCGGATGCTCGGCCGCGGCGACTACGCCACCCCGGAGCAGGGAGTACCGCTCGAAGCGCCCTCCGGGCCATGGGAGTTGTGCCTGACCATCAACGACTCGTGGGGCTTCCAGCACCAGGACGACAACCACAAGTCGGTGCGGCAGCTGGTGCGTTACTTCGCCGAGACGATCGGCATGGGCGGCAATCTCCTGCTGGACGTCGGGCCGAAGGCGGACGGGACGATCCCCGCCGAGCAGGTGGAGCGGCTGGAGGGTCTCGGGGCGTGGATCGGACGGCACTCCGACGCCGTGTACGGGACGGTCGCCGGGCTCCCCGCCGGGCACCACTACGGCCCGAGCACCCTCTCCGCCGACCGGCGCACCCTGTATCTGACCTGCTTCGACGTCCCCCGCGAGTCCGTGGCGGTACGGGGACTGCGCAACCCCGTCAAGAAGGTCACGGTCCTCGGCACCGGCACCGAGCTGGGGCACCGGGTGATCGGCGGCCTGGACGCCGTACCCGGGGTGACGTGGATCGACGCCCCCGACGAGGCCGACCTCGACCCGTACGCGACCGTGCTCGCCCTGGAGCTGGACGGGGAGCTGGACCTCTACCGGGGGTCGGGCCGCGAGTGA
- the ligA gene encoding NAD-dependent DNA ligase LigA — protein sequence MTTSVAVIVDAAAYAQAVEDAVRASAAYYTGGTSVLDDDAYDRLVRGIAVWEAAHPDEVLPDSPSGKVAGGAVEGDVPHTVAMLSLDNVFSGEEFTAWTASLARRIGHDVERFGVEPKLDGLAVAARYTQGRLTRLITRGDGTAGEDVSHAIGTVEGLPTELAEPVTVEVRGEVLMTNAQFEHANEVRTGHGGQPFANPRNAAAGTLRARERAYTVPMTFFGYGLLALPDTDTAFAERLGELAHSELMARAAELGVNTTASTAVPGVTADSVEGVLDRVKEIAALRAELPFGIDGIVVKADLAADQRAAGSGSRAPRWAIAYKLPAVEKITRLLEVQWNVGRTGIIAPRGVLEPVEIDGSTITYATLHNPADITRRDLRLGDHVMVHRAGDVIPRVEAPVAHLRTGDEQPIVFPEVCPRCGSAIDTGEQRWRCENGRNCHLVASLSYAVGRDQLDVEGLGHTRVVQLVEAGLVADLADLFTLTREQLLGLERMGETSTDNLLAALETAKRRPLSRVLCALGVRGTGRSMSRRIARYFATMDHLRAADAEAIQRVEGIGTEKAPSIVAELSELAPLIDKLVAAGVNMTEPGATPPAPVEDAPADAGADTGTDASAQPSEPGGPLAGMAVVVTGAMTGVLEKLSRNQMNELIERAGGRASSSVSKKTSLVVAGENAGSKRAKAETLGIRLAGPDEFAALVADFLE from the coding sequence ATGACGACATCAGTTGCAGTGATCGTGGATGCCGCCGCCTACGCCCAGGCCGTCGAGGACGCGGTGCGCGCTTCGGCCGCGTACTACACGGGCGGGACGTCGGTGTTGGACGACGACGCGTACGACAGACTCGTGCGGGGGATCGCGGTGTGGGAGGCCGCGCATCCCGACGAGGTGCTGCCGGACTCACCGAGCGGGAAGGTGGCCGGCGGCGCGGTCGAGGGGGACGTGCCGCACACGGTGGCGATGCTCAGCCTGGACAACGTGTTCTCGGGCGAGGAGTTCACCGCGTGGACGGCGTCGCTGGCCCGGCGGATCGGGCACGACGTGGAGCGGTTCGGGGTGGAGCCGAAGCTCGACGGACTCGCGGTCGCCGCCCGTTACACACAGGGCCGGCTCACCCGGCTGATCACCCGGGGCGACGGGACGGCCGGGGAGGACGTCTCGCACGCCATCGGCACGGTCGAGGGACTGCCGACCGAGCTGGCCGAGCCGGTCACCGTGGAGGTGCGGGGCGAAGTCCTCATGACGAACGCCCAGTTCGAGCACGCCAACGAGGTGCGCACCGGACACGGCGGGCAGCCGTTCGCGAATCCGCGCAACGCGGCGGCGGGCACCCTGCGCGCCCGGGAGCGGGCCTACACCGTGCCGATGACGTTCTTCGGGTACGGGCTGCTGGCACTGCCGGACACGGACACCGCGTTCGCGGAGCGGCTGGGCGAGCTGGCCCACAGCGAGCTGATGGCGCGCGCCGCCGAACTGGGCGTGAACACCACCGCGAGCACCGCCGTGCCCGGTGTCACCGCCGACTCGGTCGAGGGGGTCCTGGACCGGGTGAAGGAGATCGCCGCGCTGCGGGCCGAGCTGCCGTTCGGGATCGACGGGATCGTCGTCAAGGCCGACCTCGCCGCCGACCAGCGGGCCGCCGGCTCGGGCTCGCGCGCCCCGCGCTGGGCGATCGCGTACAAGCTGCCGGCCGTCGAGAAGATCACCCGACTGCTGGAGGTGCAGTGGAACGTGGGCCGCACCGGCATCATCGCCCCGCGCGGAGTGCTGGAGCCGGTCGAGATCGACGGTTCCACCATCACGTACGCCACCCTGCACAACCCGGCCGACATCACCCGCCGTGATCTGCGGCTGGGCGACCACGTCATGGTGCACCGCGCCGGTGACGTGATCCCCCGCGTGGAAGCGCCTGTCGCCCATCTGCGCACCGGTGACGAGCAGCCGATCGTCTTCCCCGAGGTGTGCCCGCGATGCGGTTCCGCCATCGACACCGGGGAGCAGCGCTGGCGCTGCGAGAACGGCCGCAACTGCCATCTGGTGGCGTCCCTCTCCTATGCCGTGGGCCGTGACCAGCTCGATGTGGAGGGGCTCGGCCACACACGCGTCGTCCAGCTCGTCGAGGCGGGCCTGGTGGCCGATCTCGCCGATCTGTTCACCCTCACCCGGGAGCAGCTCCTCGGTCTGGAGCGCATGGGCGAGACCAGCACCGACAATCTGCTGGCCGCGCTGGAGACGGCCAAGAGGCGACCGCTGTCGCGGGTGCTGTGCGCGCTGGGGGTGCGGGGCACCGGACGCTCCATGTCCCGCCGTATCGCCCGGTACTTCGCCACCATGGACCATCTGCGGGCCGCGGACGCCGAGGCGATCCAGCGGGTGGAGGGCATCGGCACCGAGAAGGCCCCGTCCATCGTGGCCGAACTGTCCGAGCTGGCCCCGCTCATCGACAAGCTGGTCGCGGCCGGGGTGAACATGACCGAACCGGGTGCCACACCGCCCGCCCCGGTCGAGGACGCGCCCGCCGACGCCGGTGCCGACACCGGCACCGACGCTTCCGCGCAGCCCTCGGAGCCGGGCGGTCCGCTCGCCGGGATGGCCGTGGTGGTCACGGGCGCGATGACCGGCGTCCTGGAGAAGCTCAGCCGCAACCAGATGAACGAACTGATCGAGCGGGCGGGCGGCCGTGCCTCGTCCAGCGTCTCCAAGAAGACGTCCCTGGTCGTGGCGGGCGAGAACGCCGGGTCCAAGCGCGCCAAGGCCGAGACGCTCGGCATCCGGCTGGCCGGCCCGGACGAGTTCGCCGCCCTGGTGGCCGACTTCCTGGAGTGA
- a CDS encoding glyceraldehyde-3-phosphate dehydrogenase, with product MTAYEDSFTQWKNREEIAESMIPIIGKLHRERDVTVLLHSRSLVNKSVVSILKTHRFARQIAGVELSVTDTLPFLQALTMLDLGPSQIDIGLLAEAHRADDRGLSAEEFTAEAVAGATGANKIAGGEGRDVVLYGFGRIGRLVARLLIEKAGSGNGLRLRAIVVRGGGEQDIVKRASLLRRDSIHGQFQGTITVDESTSTINANGNEIKVIYAGDPSEVDYTEYGIKNAILIDNTGKWRDREGLSTHLRPGIDKVVLTAPGKGDVPNIVHGVNHDTIKPDERILSCASCTTNAIVPPLKAMDDEFGVLRGHVETVHSFTNDQNLLDNYHKSDRRGRSAPLNMVITETGAASAVAKALPDLKAPITGSSIRVPVPDVSIAILSLRLGRETDREEVLDHLRNVSLTSPLKRQIDFTNAPDSVSSDFIGSRHASIVDAGATKVDGDNAILYLWYDNEFGYSCQVVRVVQHVSGVEYPTYPSPAV from the coding sequence GTGACTGCCTACGAGGACTCGTTCACCCAATGGAAGAACCGCGAGGAGATCGCGGAGTCGATGATCCCGATCATCGGGAAGCTGCACCGTGAGCGGGACGTGACGGTCCTGCTGCACAGCCGCTCCTTGGTGAACAAGTCGGTGGTCAGCATCCTGAAGACCCACCGGTTCGCCCGCCAGATCGCCGGTGTGGAGCTCTCGGTCACCGACACCCTGCCGTTCCTCCAGGCCCTCACCATGCTCGACCTCGGGCCCTCCCAGATCGACATCGGTCTGCTCGCCGAGGCCCACCGCGCCGACGACCGTGGGCTGTCGGCCGAGGAGTTCACGGCCGAGGCCGTCGCCGGTGCCACGGGCGCCAACAAGATCGCGGGCGGCGAGGGACGCGATGTCGTCCTCTACGGCTTCGGTCGCATCGGCCGCCTCGTGGCCCGGCTGCTCATCGAGAAGGCCGGCTCGGGCAACGGGCTGCGGCTGCGCGCCATCGTGGTGCGCGGGGGCGGCGAGCAGGACATCGTCAAGCGCGCCTCGCTGCTGCGCCGGGACTCCATCCACGGCCAGTTCCAGGGCACGATCACCGTGGACGAGTCGACCAGCACGATCAACGCCAACGGCAACGAGATCAAGGTCATCTACGCCGGCGACCCGTCCGAGGTGGACTACACCGAGTACGGCATCAAGAACGCCATCCTCATCGACAACACCGGCAAGTGGCGCGACCGCGAGGGCCTGTCCACGCATCTGCGGCCCGGTATCGACAAGGTCGTGCTGACCGCGCCCGGCAAGGGCGACGTCCCGAACATCGTGCACGGCGTCAACCACGACACGATCAAGCCGGACGAGCGGATCCTGTCCTGCGCCTCCTGCACCACCAACGCGATCGTGCCGCCGCTGAAGGCGATGGACGACGAGTTCGGTGTGCTGCGCGGTCATGTGGAGACCGTCCACTCGTTCACCAACGACCAGAACCTGCTGGACAACTACCACAAGTCGGACCGCCGGGGCCGCTCCGCGCCGCTCAACATGGTGATCACCGAGACGGGTGCCGCGTCGGCCGTCGCCAAGGCGCTGCCCGACCTGAAGGCGCCGATCACCGGCAGCTCGATCCGCGTCCCCGTCCCGGACGTGTCGATCGCGATCCTCAGCCTGCGCCTCGGCCGGGAGACCGACCGCGAGGAGGTCCTCGACCACCTCCGCAACGTCTCGCTGACCTCGCCGCTCAAGCGCCAGATCGACTTCACCAACGCGCCCGACTCGGTCTCCAGCGACTTCATCGGCTCCCGCCACGCCTCGATCGTCGACGCGGGCGCCACCAAGGTCGACGGCGACAACGCGATCCTCTACCTCTGGTACGACAACGAGTTCGGCTACTCCTGCCAGGTCGTCCGGGTCGTCCAGCACGTCTCCGGGGTGGAGTACCCGACGTACCCGTCGCCGGCGGTCTGA